DNA from Pseudomonadota bacterium:
CAGCTGAACTGACCGGGCAGCATCTCGATCAATTCATCCAATTTTTTAATGTTCCAACGACTGTTCCTGATTCGGCCATGGGTGGCAGGGGAGCTGTAATGAAAACCTATCTTAAGGGGGTAGGTTCAGTTGTCATCAAATATTATCAACGTGGCGGGTTCCTGCGGCATCTGGTAAATTCCACCTATGTAAAATGGGGTAAAACTCGTTCCCAGATTGAATATGAAATCTTGCAGACGATGGCTGACTCAGGGGTCAATGTTCCGGAACCGGTTGCCTATGCCTGGCAGGGAAAGTTATTTTACCGAGCCTGGCTGGTCTTAAAGGAGATTAAAGAGCAGCAAACACTAGCAGAGCTTAGTTGTGTGGACGAAGGGCGGGCGCGAACGATAATGGAAAAAGTTGTAAGCCAGGTAGCCTTGCTGATTGAAAATAATCTCCATCATGTTGATCTGCATCCGGGAAATGTGTTGGTGGACAGCAGTGATCGTGTCTATNNNNNNNNNNNNNNNNNNNNNNNNNNNNNNNNNNNNNNNNNNNNNNNNNNNNNNNNNNNNNNNNNNNNNNNNNNNNNNNNNNNNNNNNNNNNNNNNNNNNGATGTGGGGACAGAATTCAATTCTGTCCCCGTGCGAAGCACCCCAAGGGCACTTCCTCGCTGTTGCTCAGGGCGCAAGCGAAGCAGAGGTGCAAACCAGTGCGACAAACAGGCGAAGCATTCCTGATTATTCTCATGGGTTCACTTGGGGATGTGGTGCGTGGCCTCAGCCTCGTATCCCAGATTAAAAAAAATCTGCCAAACAGTAGAATTACCTGGCTGGTGGAACCAAAATGGGTAGAACTGGTCACCATTCATCCGGATATTGATAAAGTACTCGTTTTTAAGCGCGACCAGGGTATGACAGCGCTATGGCAGTTGAAAAAGGCTCTGGATCAGGAACATTTTGATATTACTTTAGATCTGCAGCGGCATTTTAAAAGCGGTTTTTTCTCATTACTTTCGCGGGCGAAAAGACGGGTGGGATTTAATCGCCGTAACGCTAAAGAATTCAACTGGCTTTTCAATAATGAAAAAATCGATTTTTTCAGTGATCGGCTGCCAAAAGTACAGCATTACCTGAAATTTACCGAATATCTTGGCTTGCCTGCTCCGGCTGTACTTGACTTTGGATTTTCATCATTTGATTTCAAGTCGGTTTTGCCGGATATTCTTTCTGATATTAATGGTCCCATTGTTGCCGTAGTCATAGGATCTTCCTGGGAATCAAAAAACTGGTTTTTCGAAGGTTACCGTGATCTGGCAAAACATTTCATTGATTCCGGCGAATGGCAGGTTGTCCTTCTGGGTGATCGTTCCCAGGAGGGACTTTCACTGCAACTTGCCGAGGATATTAATTCCCCGTCGTTGACCAACTTGGTTGCCAAGACTTCTCTGCTGGAAGTTGCCGCGGTGCTTAAAGTGGCGGAAGTCGCGGTTGGGCCTGATTCCGGGCCGGCCCATATGGCCGGGGCCGTGGGAACTCCCTATGTTTCACTTTTTGGTCCCACATCAGCCCAACGTGTGGCTCCGTACGGCAGTGAACACCTGGTGGTGCAGTCAGGGGTTGCCTGTGCTCCGTGCTACAAAAAGCGATGCCCCGGCCTCAGCCGGCGCTGTATGAGAAAAATTACCGTGACCCAGGTGAGAGGGAAGATTTACGAAGCTCTGAATCGCTGACCTTATTGATTCTGGTTCAATTTTTGAAAATCTGCCTGACCAGTCTTCCCAAATGGCTGAAAGGCCAGAGTCCGCTGAGTATCTGATCTCGCTTATATTTTCTCTTCTCTTCAGGGGTCAGAATAGCGGGGGCGTATTTAGCCTTGAACTTTACCAACCCGGCCTTGTCCCTGCCTTTCAGCAGTGAAATCATCAAGCGGCCCAATGGGCTTTGGCTGAAAAAAAGGGAAGACTGGAAATCAATAACCGCTACCTGGCCGGAAGATTTAACCAGAACATTTCTTTTTTGCTTCAAGTCCAGATGAACGACCCCTCTTTCATGAATTGCATTGATAACTTTTTCGAGGTTGTCGAGTGCTTTGTTCAGTAGTTCCGGTGCCAGCTTGCGCGAGAGGGTTTTTCCTTCAATAAACTCAACGGCAAAAGCATCCTGGTCAATGATTCCCTTAAATGAGGGAATACCTTTAACTCCTACCAAACGTTTGTAGATGGAGATTTCACGATTTTGATAGCGTCTGCCGATTATCTGCTTGAGAAAGGGCTGCATGCAACTGCAGTCTTTTACCGCCCATTTATTCCCATTTATAAGATATACAGAGATCTCTGGAGAAGCGTAGTTGCCCCGCTGAATGATCTGTGATGTAAGTCGGTTCAACTGGTCACGGTTGATATATGTTTTCATGGTTCTGCTGTTCAAAAATGAAACAGGAGATAATAGACAACCAGATAGCAGATAATCATGGCGAGCAGGTTTAAGTGAGCGTTGTTTTTGAAAAACAGTTCCCATTTGAAGAAAAACAGTTCATGGTTATCTACATTTTTACATGAGGGCAGAAAACGATGTACCTGCCGGCAATAGTTTCGGTAGGCGTCACCGAAAATCTCAACCAATATCTTTTCCTCACGTTTGACCCGGTTGACCATATAAAAATAATAGGTAACCGAAAATACGATTATAAACCAGATGTTTCCGGTCATCATTATTCCCCCCAGGATAAGAAAATATCGACCGATATACATGGGGTTTCTGACCAGGGCATAGGGGCCTTTGGCCGCCAGGACTTTCTTCTTTTTGAGGGCGGCAAAACACCATATCTGGATAGCCTCGCCGGCCACGGAAACCAGCAGCCCAACCCAGAAGAATTCCGGCTTGATCATGCTTAGCAACAAGATCAGAAAAAGCAGCAGTAAAGGCCAGCGTAACAGGAGTAACTTGCGACGAAGGTCAGGGTTGTTGAAAAGATCATGGATCGCGTCCAGATAATCGCTCATATATTCACCGTTTTCATTCAAAAAAGATGCCGAAATTAAAGACAATTTTTCAAGGTAGCCTAAAAAAATATCATCGGAATTTAATACATATGGCTTGTGGAGGTCAACAGTTTACTTTGAAAAGTTTTCAACGATATGGAAAAGCAGGGTGAGCGGATGAAACAGCAACATGTATCAGGAGGTTTTGTGGAAGTTGTTACAGGGGTTAATCGTGGGCCTGATTTCGTCGGTATCGGTGTTCAGAAGAGTGGAACCACCTGGGCCGGGGAGATCCTGGCCCAGCATCCCAAGGTTCTGATTCAAAAGAAGGAGATCAGTTTTTTTATCCATCATTTTCACCGGGGATACGACTGGTACGAAAAGTGGTTTCAAGGCCGGGGAGACGGGATTGCCGGAGAGTTTTCAGTTAATTATATTTATTCTCCGCGTCCTGAATCAGCCATAAAAGAGTTCTACCCGAATTGGAATCCGCGGCGAAAACTTCTATTCTGGAGGAATAATCCGTCGGCTCGGGATGAACTTAAAAAGCGTTATCCAAAGGTAAAGGTGCTTGCTTTTTTCCGCAATCCGATCCAACGAGCGTGGTCTCACTACTGGTTCTGGCGGAATCGCCGGGAGCGAAACCACAAGCGCATTGTTCCGTTTCAGCAGATGTTTGAAGAGGATGGCCGCTGGCTCCGGCTGCAGGGACATTACGCCGATCTGCTTTCTTTCTGGCGCCGGTCTTTCCCGGATATCGGGGTATTTCTCTTTGATGATATTCGGGAGCGACCACATGACCTGGCAAAGGAATTATTTGAGTTTGTGGGGGTTGACCCTGAGTTTAATCCGGTTTTCTCTGGGGCAGTGAATCCGGGGCGCTATCCTTCGATGCCGGTAGATATGCAGGAAAATGTGATCGAGTACTATCGTGAGCAGGTTCTAAGTTTTGCTGCCATGATCAGGCGTGATCTGGACCATTGGCTGGTTGTCAAGGATTAAGTGGCTAAATCCTTTTTTTCTCATAATCTTTCCAGTTCAAGGTTAAATGTTTTTGTGGTTTTTGTTTGCGAAATTTCCCACACCTTTTTGTATATGCTTCGTCGACGGTTTCTTGAGCATTCATCTTTGGTCGCGTAGTGGTAAAAAAAACGTAAGCGATCCCTGCGGGAAATCATATTACTCAATGATGAGTTCAGTTGGGCAAGATTGATGACTTTCTGTTTATCCGTAAGTCGACCAATCCTGACATTGTCCAGATCAATCATGAAAAAGTTACCATTTTCACACAAGACATTGTCGGATTTAAAATCCCTCTGCCTTACCTGGTGAGCATGAATTTTTTTCATCCATAAGGCGAATTTTATAATCGCCCGGCGTTTTTCCTGTTTATTGGTGAGGGAGGAGAGGTAGTCGTTAAGCGTCATGCTGTCAACCAGCAATTCTGATAAAAAATAACTTTTGGTTCCCATTTTAAAATACGCGTATGCCCGTGGTGCAGGGATCCCCAGTATCTCAAAGGCTCGGGATATTTTCCAGCTGGTGAAACACCGGTCGTGGTGGAACAACTTCCGGGGATAAATTTTGATACAAAGATCATGATACTTGAAAACCCGGTCCTCTTTCAGTGAGGTTGCCTCCCGTAAGGCCTTTTCTAACTCCTGCCGCCCCCAGTTAAAACCTCTTTTTTTATACCCTTTGAACCGCGGTTCTTTGACAATCTCAAATTCAGAACTGTTTTTACAGCAGCGGTTTGTTCTTGAGTGCAGGTGATGCCGTAAATGAACACTAACGGCTTTTTCAACTTCTCTTTCGGTTACCGGCTGTTTGAAGGCCACATTGTAAGTCTTTAAAAACTCCGTCATCCATGAAGGATGTTCAGAATTGAAAAAAAACTTTCCCAAATTGCGAATTCTGAGCCATCGAGGTAGTCGATAGAGAAAGAAAACCTCCTGGACATCGATCAGGTACGGTTGATTCTTGAGATTAATGATAATATTTCCCGTATGGAGATCGGCATGATAGATGCCATGGGAATGAAGATGAGCTATGTATTTTCCCAAGGCTCTGGCTTCTGACAGGGTTTGCCCGTTTACATGTCTGCCGTTGATCTTTTTCGTCAAAATGAAAAAACTTTTTGGAGGGGGGCTTGGTCTGCTGCCTTTTGCTATCGGTTCAGCCGCCTCTATATCAAGCTTCTGCAGCCGCTTGAGGTTTTTCCATTCAGCCCACTTGCGCTGGGGGAGGATTGTATGTCGGAAGCGGTCTTTATCCCTGTCCAGGCGGCTGAGTTTGAGGAAATAATCACCTAGGGAGGTCTCAAAGAGAAATACCTGTCGCCGGTTACTATCTTTGATCTTGTGACAGCGTACTAAGCTTGAAAAGAGATAGTCAAGCTTAAAATCTGGATGAAGAGGAGTAACAGAAATTTGAAAGCCGGCTAGCTCATCTTCCAAAGAGGTAATTAATCCATGGGAAAGAATATGGGAATTATTTTGCTGGGTTGTTTGGGCGATCATTTGTGAAGTCGGTTTTAAGAGTGGAGACGCCGTTATTTCCATTCACCTGAGGTGCTCATAAAATGAAAGAGTCTTTTCCGCCCTGGCAGAGGAGCTGAATCTGTTTTGGGCGGTTTTAAATGCCCTTTCTGATAATGTGCCGACAGTATGGGGATTTTCAATCATGGAACTGATAGTCTCTGCAAGTGTATCTTTACGCATATCAATGAGGTAGCCATTGTTACCATTACTGATAAGTTCCGGTAGAAATCCAGTTGAGGGGGCAATAACCGGCACCCCGGCGGCCATGGCTTCCCTTACGGTTCGGCATGTTTTATCTGTTCCCGGTATAGGGTAGACCAAGGCGTCCATGGCATGATAGGCAGCCACCAGTCGGTCATGACGGCAGTATCCAGCCAGGCATACCCGGTTTTCCAGCCCCATTTTTCGCAATGGCTTCATGATGATGTTTTCCACCGCTCCCCGGCTTCCTCGACCGACAATGAGAAAGCGTAGCTGGGGATATCTTGCCGCGAGGATATGGAGTGCATCCAGGGCAATGTCAAGGCGTCGTGCCTCCCTGATTCGGCTCACAATTCCCATGACAAAGCTTGACTGGTCAAAGCCAAAATTTATTTCTCCATCACTTAAATCCCTTTTTGGCGAAAAACGACCGATATCGATACCTGGGGCAGCCATTTTTACTTTATTTGTTGAAAAATGGAATCGTTTGAGG
Protein-coding regions in this window:
- a CDS encoding glycosyltransferase family 4 protein, with product MKIFHLLSNWKWTERSEPAVELALSEKKLGADITFICGRSPKESENDVAYNARLKGLDKIIELEMPKHFKLKSIFPDTRNLRKLIKELQPDVINCHMQNAHLTAALAVGKARLPLIIRSCYRPEGPGTGFRNRLLYTYRTSGTIVIGEKARHNALKRFHFSTNKVKMAAPGIDIGRFSPKRDLSDGEINFGFDQSSFVMGIVSRIREARRLDIALDALHILAARYPQLRFLIVGRGSRGAVENIIMKPLRKMGLENRVCLAGYCRHDRLVAAYHAMDALVYPIPGTDKTCRTVREAMAAGVPVIAPSTGFLPELISNGNNGYLIDMRKDTLAETISSMIENPHTVGTLSERAFKTAQNRFSSSARAEKTLSFYEHLR
- a CDS encoding lipopolysaccharide kinase InaA family protein; its protein translation is MEITASPLLKPTSQMIAQTTQQNNSHILSHGLITSLEDELAGFQISVTPLHPDFKLDYLFSSLVRCHKIKDSNRRQVFLFETSLGDYFLKLSRLDRDKDRFRHTILPQRKWAEWKNLKRLQKLDIEAAEPIAKGSRPSPPPKSFFILTKKINGRHVNGQTLSEARALGKYIAHLHSHGIYHADLHTGNIIINLKNQPYLIDVQEVFFLYRLPRWLRIRNLGKFFFNSEHPSWMTEFLKTYNVAFKQPVTEREVEKAVSVHLRHHLHSRTNRCCKNSSEFEIVKEPRFKGYKKRGFNWGRQELEKALREATSLKEDRVFKYHDLCIKIYPRKLFHHDRCFTSWKISRAFEILGIPAPRAYAYFKMGTKSYFLSELLVDSMTLNDYLSSLTNKQEKRRAIIKFALWMKKIHAHQVRQRDFKSDNVLCENGNFFMIDLDNVRIGRLTDKQKVINLAQLNSSLSNMISRRDRLRFFYHYATKDECSRNRRRSIYKKVWEISQTKTTKTFNLELERL
- a CDS encoding isoprenylcysteine carboxylmethyltransferase family protein — its product is MSDYLDAIHDLFNNPDLRRKLLLLRWPLLLLFLILLLSMIKPEFFWVGLLVSVAGEAIQIWCFAALKKKKVLAAKGPYALVRNPMYIGRYFLILGGIMMTGNIWFIIVFSVTYYFYMVNRVKREEKILVEIFGDAYRNYCRQVHRFLPSCKNVDNHELFFFKWELFFKNNAHLNLLAMIICYLVVYYLLFHF
- a CDS encoding lipopolysaccharide kinase InaA family protein; the encoded protein is MEVVIERVHDSYHFGSAAELTGQHLDQFIQFFNVPTTVPDSAMGGRGAVMKTYLKGVGSVVIKYYQRGGFLRHLVNSTYVKWGKTRSQIEYEILQTMADSGVNVPEPVAYAWQGKLFYRAWLVLKEIKEQQTLAELSCVDEGRARTIMEKVVSQVALLIENNLHHVDLHPGNVLVDSSDRVY
- a CDS encoding sulfotransferase domain-containing protein, which translates into the protein MKQQHVSGGFVEVVTGVNRGPDFVGIGVQKSGTTWAGEILAQHPKVLIQKKEISFFIHHFHRGYDWYEKWFQGRGDGIAGEFSVNYIYSPRPESAIKEFYPNWNPRRKLLFWRNNPSARDELKKRYPKVKVLAFFRNPIQRAWSHYWFWRNRRERNHKRIVPFQQMFEEDGRWLRLQGHYADLLSFWRRSFPDIGVFLFDDIRERPHDLAKELFEFVGVDPEFNPVFSGAVNPGRYPSMPVDMQENVIEYYREQVLSFAAMIRRDLDHWLVVKD
- a CDS encoding glycosyltransferase family 9 protein, producing the protein MRQTGEAFLIILMGSLGDVVRGLSLVSQIKKNLPNSRITWLVEPKWVELVTIHPDIDKVLVFKRDQGMTALWQLKKALDQEHFDITLDLQRHFKSGFFSLLSRAKRRVGFNRRNAKEFNWLFNNEKIDFFSDRLPKVQHYLKFTEYLGLPAPAVLDFGFSSFDFKSVLPDILSDINGPIVAVVIGSSWESKNWFFEGYRDLAKHFIDSGEWQVVLLGDRSQEGLSLQLAEDINSPSLTNLVAKTSLLEVAAVLKVAEVAVGPDSGPAHMAGAVGTPYVSLFGPTSAQRVAPYGSEHLVVQSGVACAPCYKKRCPGLSRRCMRKITVTQVRGKIYEALNR